A region of the Vicugna pacos unplaced genomic scaffold, VicPac4 scaffold_19, whole genome shotgun sequence genome:
cccaggagggatggggactctacaccaacactcaggcagtctgctccttctggggctctgacattttacctcccgctccctgccagcccaacatttgggacagtggagctaaggcagagatcgtgcctgcctgtttcccagcgtgtaaaaggggaatatgtactcttcccaaggtagttctgagaaacaacacctgcgggtgcttggttccctgagcaacagtaaacctagctccttgtgggggcaacgggtatgatacccgtagggtttctgcagagaccttagctggagggctgggccagggacgtaaaatatgagctgtgggcaatgacgggtaagagaagggtgtataggcaggactgctgcctccttcggggtgccacaagaggtaaaacgctttctccccatctctgttactcccctcccaattccagataactgccttccctctgctcctcctgtccatgtgtctccctccacttttccccgcctcccctcctcctcccctattctccctccctcggttccccttctctctcaggacccagagcggatcgctggccctcctgcgcatgcgcagttgctgccagctggaccgcgggttggaagctccagctccgagccggggatcggccccaatggcttctcagctctgtcgccctgtaggcctttggctactgcctggggccggggcctctggctgtggaagtgcaaggtgaggggatatcgggaaaggggtgaggcggctgcgggagggcggtcggcgtgtcacagccccccagggcgccagtcagcgtgtgttcagctggattgctcgggccagacccctctgcccgcgccacctgccccggcgccccggccacagctgtccagggccaggtgtgcccctgcgcctcttggcccagccgggctcccctcagtccgcggctggcgtccgcttcccctctcccgcccgcgagtcctcccctcccgggcttcctctccttggccgccgacccgtccccaccactgggcgggctgtgtcccgggcgggcggggtctgcacacccggacggggcgggcggcttgggctggggctggggctggcctccgagcggggctgcagcccgcgtcccccaccccgctctccctgccccgcgaccccggggctgccttcctctccctttcccgatccctgaggtccagattagcggcgtgggcgctgctccccaggctgagagcccgcggctgtaactcccagcttctcctggtggagtcgggaaaagggagcggcagtgctgagggagcttctgtctccttgatcaggatttctgccccaggtaagtaccttgaacactttcaggtgttatgatggcggtgcttgttgatgt
Encoded here:
- the LOC140693511 gene encoding uncharacterized protein, producing MVFQDISLPSRSTETCYSMPQHLVSQLTGLSCTEENEFGLNNTSTYLASWTLGLRAALPHTGAYDNCLPSAPPVHVSPSTFPRLPSSSPILPPSVPLLSQDPERIAGPPAHAQLLPAGPRVGSSSSEPGIGPNGFSALSPCRPLATAWGRGLWLWKCKLLLVESGKGSGSAEGASVSLIRISAPAVQEFLIDPVLRNSFRVGKTSASQNPQFQM